The genomic DNA tattaaacacacacagacttattaaacacacacaaacttattaaacacacacaaacttattaaacacacacagacttattaaacacacacagacttattaaacacacacagacttattaaacacacacagacttattaaacacacacacggacttattaaacacacacacggacttattaaacacacacggacttattaaacacacacaaacttattaaacacacacagacttattaaacacacacacagacttattaaacacacacacagacttattaaaacacacacagaactattaaacacacacagacttattaaacacacacagacttattaaaacacacacacagacttattaaaacacacacggacttattaaacacacacagacttattaaacacacacagactattaaacacacacacagacttattaaacacacacgacttattaaaacacacacagacttattaaacacacacacagacttattaaacacacacggacttattaaacacacacacagacttattaaacacacacggacttattaaacacacacagacttattaaacactcacaacattattaaacacacacagacttattaaacacacacagacttattaaacacacacagacttattaaacacacacggacttattaaacacacacagacttattaaacacacacagacttattaaacacacacacagacttattaaacacacacggacttattaaacacacacagactgattaaacacacacagacttattaaacacacacacggacttattaaacaccaacagacttattaaacacaccacaaacttattaaacacacacagacttattaaacacacacaaattattaaacacacacagacttattaaacacacacagacttattaaacacacacagacttattaaacacacacagactattaaacacacacaaacttattaaacacacacagacttattaaacacacacaaacttattaaacacacagacttattaaacacacacacggacttattaaacacacacagacttattaaacacacacaaacttattaaacacacacagacttattaaacacacacagacttattaaacacacacagacttattaaacacacacacagacttattaacacacacacagacttattaaacacacacagacttattaaacacacacagacttattaaacacacacagacttattaaacacacacagacttattaaacacacacacaaactaattAAACatacacagacttattaaacacacacaaacttattaaacacacacagacgtattaaacacacacacagacttattaaacacacacacaaacttattaaacacacacagacttattaaacacacacagacttattaaacacacacagacttattaaacacacacagacttattaaacacacacaaacttattaaacacacacagacttattaaacacacacaaacttattaaacacacacagacatataaacacacacagacttattaaacacacacagacttattaaacacacacaaacttattaaacacacaaacttattaaacacacacagacttattaaacacacacagacttattaaacacacaaacttataaacacacacagacttattaaacacacacacagacttattaaacacacacagacttattaaacacacacagacttattaaacacacacagacttattaaacacacacaaacttattaaacacacacacagacttattaaacacacacaaacttattaaacacacacagacttataaaacacacacacacttattaaacacacacacaaacttattaaacacacacagacttattaaacacacacacagacttattaaacacacacagacttattaaacacacaaacttattaaacacacacagacttattaaacacacacaaacttattaaacacacacagacatattaaacacacacagacttattaaacacacacagacttattaaacacacacaaacttattaaacacacacacaaactaattaaacacacacagacttattaaacacacacaaacttattaaacacacacagacttattaaacacacacagacttattaaacacacacacaaacttattaaacacacacagacttattaaacacacacacagacttattaaacacacacagacttattaaacacacacagacttattaaacacacacagacttattaaacacacacacaaacttattaaacacacacagacttattaaacacacacagacttattaaacacacacagacttattaaacacacacagccttattaaacacacaaacttatttaaacacacaaaagacttattaaaacacacacaaacggtattaaacacacacagacatataaacacacacaaacttattaaacacacacaaacttataaaacacacacaacttattaaacacacacagacttagtaaacacacacacagacttattaaacacccacagacttattaaacacacacagacttcttaaacacacacagacttattaaacacacacagacttattaaacacacacagacttattaaacacacacacagacgtattaaacacacacagacttattaaacacacacagcataattaaacacacagacttattaaacacacacacagacttattaaacacacacagacttattaacacacacacagacttattaaacacacacagacttattaaacacacacacagacttattaaacacacacacagacttattaaacacacacagacttattaaacacacagacttattaaacacacacagacttattaaacacacacagacttattaaacacacacacagacttattaaacacacacagacttattaaccacacataaacttattaaacacacacaaacttattaaacacacacagacttattaacaccacacacacttattaaacacacacaaacttattaaacacacacagacttattaaacacacacagacttattaaacacacacaaacttattaaacacacacagacttattaaacacacacagacttattaaacacacacaaacttattaaacacacacaaacttattaaacacacacagacttattaaacacacaaacttattaaacacacactgacttattaaacacacacacaaacttattaaacacacacagacttattaaacacacacagacttattaaacacacacagacttattaaacacacagacttattaaacacacacagacttattaaacacacacaaacttattaaacacacacagacttataaacacacagacttattaaacacacacacagacttattaaacacacacagacttattaaacacacacaaacttattaaacacacacagacttattaaacacacacacagacttattaaacacacacacagacttattaaacacacacaaacttattaaacacacacagacttattaaacacacacaaacttattaaacacacacagacttattaaacacacacaaacttattaaacacacacagactattaaacacacacagacttattaaacacacacacagacttattaaacacacacaaacttattaaacacacacaaacttattaaacacacacacggacttattaaacacacacagacttattaaacacacacaaacttataaacacacacagacttattaaacacacacagacttattaaacacacacagacttattaaacacacacagacttattaaacacacacaaacttattaaacacacacacggacttattaaacacacacacaaacttattaaacacacacagacttattaaacacacacaaacttattaaacacacacacggacttattaaacacacacagacttattaaacacacacaaacttattaaacacacacagacttattaaacacacacagacttattaaacacacacagacttattaaacacacacagacttattaaacacacacacagacttattaaacacacacaaacttattaaacacacacaaacttattaaacacacacagacttattaaacacacacggacttattaaacacacacggacctcggtaaacagaacaggctttaccgaccggctggcactaggacccagaggcggagtaagtgcCTCCCCTGTACtacattcacaggctgtaaaatcatcagtttatcattttaccagttattagagctactgtctttaccagggagataatatttattactggtgattgttttctggagttttactgggattttttaccggtgattagttcatatctcccttgcgctccgcggtccaaactgacaccgtagccacacacacacgcacgcccgcacgcacgcacgctcacacacacacacacacacacacacacacacacacacacacacacacacacacacacacacacacacacacaccacacacacacacacacacacgtcactcagtgacattaaggaaggttgtggtcattatacgcggtggattaaagaattattaaaacattgttttatcaagtttaaaaatagcaggaattagttctggtctctaacggtcttgacggaagaTCTCGAGTCCgggacaagaccgagtcaaaatgcttcagagtccgagacgagaccgaaacctttaaaatttggtcaagagaccaagaccggtttcaactaccacaacactacggtaccgattaaaaaaacaaaaaaataacagaaaatccccctacgttgctgaaaacggagcgtagggggcgccatcactCTGTAAGGGAGCTAAATGACGttgggggcccctacgctcaacagcgctggagAGAACCCTGCTTTGCAATAATCAGATGTTTGAAGttgaaagaaataaaagcaaataaaataaactagtgGGTAAACCTGTGGAACTCTGGACCCTTTCAAcagtagatgttttacattAAAGCGTATGCCACACACTTGTTCAATAGTATTTCACCATATCTCACATACTGTGCAGAAGTTTGGAGAAATAACTATAAAACAAGATTacaagctttagtttagcctcaAAAACAAGCAACACGTTATGTTCATAATACAGGATATTTGGACCACAATGTGCCACTactcaataaatcaaaattacTCACATTAGTAGATATTGTAGCTTTTTCAAACAAGTTATTTGAAGCACAACAAAAACTTCTCCCAAAGTGAACTTTTGGTCACTACACACACGGAAAACAAAAGAATCTTTAGCGTGTCAGAAAGCAGTACCAGGTTGTGAAACAGTTCGTGTGGAAATAAAACAAGTGTCTGAaattaaagcaatttaaacataaatacataaaatgtatcTTCTCGAAGCATAAGtgttaaaggggaaaaaattacaagtatgtgtgtatatacttatgtatgtgtatgtttgaATAGATTAATGTATATtaattgtataattatatagatatatagcaATGAATTATGTCAGTTTTTATAGTGTGAATATGTGCATATTATAAGATTAAGGGGTTCACTGATTCTAGACATATCTgatgtcccccccccccccgtggcCTGTCTGGGTGGGTGCTGCCTGGTTGGGAATGTTGTCTGGATTTTTAATCCCAGTCAAAAACGAAGACTAATATTAGAACAAAGGAACGTTGCAACCGTAGagacaacttttatttttttaaataaatactcaatTATGTCATTTTAACGGTCAGGAAAGAGAGCACATAGATCACACTTTATTTCTTTAATCAATGGCATTATTtggaaaaacatttcaatagCATTAGATTTGAAAGGACACTTGAACgcgtgaataaaacaaaaaaaaacaagtcttaCGTTTTTTAGTCATAAACTCTTTCCTGAAAAGTACTTTTGATTGTTGTTTcttattttgatgtattttacaaCGTTTTATGTACAACGGTGTTGAATTCCTATCAACAGTTCATTTCATGCTTTTCACTGTTGATGCTTTTTCTTGAATAGAGATTAACCAAAGGTCgatataaagatcattactacGACCCCGACTGGCCCCGTTAATGCACATGTCAATACTGGTGAGGAACTCATGGTTACCCCACCAGAACCTCCGTCCCCACCCGACTCACTGGTTACCCCACCAGAACCTCCGTCCCCACCCGACTCACTGGTTACCCCACCAGAACCTCCGTCCCCACCCGACCCACTGGTTACCCCACCAGAACCTCCGTCCCCACCCGACCCACTGGTTACCCCACCAGAACCTCCGTCCCCACCCGACCCACTGGTTACCCCACCAGAACCTCCGTCCCCACCCGACCCACTGGTTACCCCACCAGAACCTCCGTCCCCACCCGACCCACTGGTTACCCCACCAGAACCTCCGTCCCCACCTGACCCACTTCCCGTGCTCCCATCCGACCCCCCTGTGACCGATGTTGGGGAGAGTGttgtcattgttcctgttgatcTTTCATTACAGAACGGGGTGCTGCAGCAGGTTGGTCCACTGGTGATGGTTCCAAAGGTTTGAAAGAGCTGCGTCCCCAGGCTCATAGCACCATCACAAAGGTTTGTAGACGCACATCCAAGAATATCATCACCGATGGGACTGCCCGTCACTGGGAAGAAGAAGGAGGTTTGTTGTTATTAGGTTCCCGCGCTGACGGTATTAAACTGCGTTTGAAGAACTATTGGTTAAGAAGAGCCATTTATTGGTCTATTATGCACTAAGGGTCACATTGGATTGGTctactggtgcctatctccagcctTTCAACACTTTCACACTCCAGGCCGTCTTTGAGAAAAACCTGAAATGTCATTTTTGGTTTCATGGATCCTTGTTTTCAACTTTGGGTGGTGGAGTTTTTGTTGCGCACCCATTATTTAAACATAATTAAATCACCATTACAGCAACACATCAGCAGGCATAACTACATTATTGTTAGACTGGCCAAACCAGTCACATGCTTTATTCGTGACTAGTCGTTGATGACGAACAACTTTCTCAGTTCCAAGTCGATGCTGTCTTTGggacttttttttcccacttcaTTAAATCAAAAAACTGCTTTTAAGGTTTGGTGACGTTAGCCAATAATAGCAGCTAAAGCAGAGCTCGCAAACTTTATCAGTCAAAGAGCCAAAGAAAGCATTAGGAGCCACATTAGACGTTTAAAATGAAGATAAAGCTTcatttaacgttttttttttggggattttttgttttctttatgcTGTTTATAAACAATCTATAGTGTGTTGCTCTTATAAAATCAGTTCATTGCTGAgttacatttgtgtttgttatgCAACAAAAATGTCCATGTGAGTCCTTCTTGTATTTAAGAAGAAAAGCCAAACTTCAGTTTTATGGTCATTGAGCAAAAATGTGTGAGTTCGAACCCTGCGAGGGGAATTTTCTGGAAAATTTTACAAGacctggttcagaacgctgcagctcaggtctgaaccagaacaaagaggtcagaacacattagtccagttttaaagtctttacactggctcccagtcagcctcagaggagactgtaaagttctggtgctggttataaatctgtgaatgggtttggtccagaatacatcagtgagatgttagtcaggtatgaacccagcaggtctctgagatctatggacacaggtcagatagtggagcccagagctcacagtaaccatggtgatgctgtgtttagttgttatgctgcaaagaagtggaacaaactgcagcagagctgaagtcagcatcacatgtgaacatttttaaatcaaagttaaaggaacttttttctctactgtgtatgattgagagagatttatggtcatgttgatgtatgattttaaatgatttgttgccgactttaatgttcttattgattttaagctgtacCTTCTTTAGcttgagaataaaaaaatagtcaGAGCTCCTTCATGGGGTATAACCAGGGTAATCCCAAAAAGGTGATTCAGTGAGGTTTAGGTTTTATGGACAATGTTCGAGTCTCACCCAAAATACAGAATTCTCTCCAAGTTAAAGTCTGAATCTCCCTCGgtgaataaatacacacacctgattatttttttccacaaaaccACAGCAGAGGGctgaaagagccacatgtggctcctgagCCATGGGTTACAGACCTTTGAGCTAAAGCCTTAAACAACCTTTGAGTCATCCTCTGTGGGAGAGGTCTCTGTTGTCTCTAAAAACACTTCTACTGTGAGGCTAAAAATGAGGAATAATCAAGTTGTCTTTgacttttaattgaattaaatcCAACATATTTAGTTGATCTTCTATTTCCACTGTTTCCATTATGGGTTGGAGGACTTTTTTAGAGCTGACGTGGGGTCAAGGCGAGGTACAGACTGGACAACATTCCAGTGTTAGTCAGGGccctaatttaaataaatgatcacCCATTTATCTTTAGTACAAACGTAATCCAAGACTCCAGTGCCCATCCCAGTTTATGTTGCAACAGTGAGTCAGAGCTCATCAATAGAAAACCATCACAGCAACATTCAATAACTGTTTCACAAATGTTTCCTTCTTCCCTCAAAAGATTATTTTTACAtgagttatttttgtattatttaactAAGCATGAACAAGAAGTTGTAAACTAAAGGACAGCGAATGAGAATGACTCCTTATTTCATTCCTCAAGATtaaaatccatccattttctaatCCTCGTCctgttttctcttatttctgaatccaagtctcCCCCTTTTGCCCAACTACAACAATTTTTTGTAAAGAAGTGGAATAAACAGTATGtagcacagtggttcccaacctttttttggatcgtgacccaattttgatatgaaacatttcaggccaaagacacatttttgttctagaattagtttaaaagctaatttctgttatttttcactGTGTTCCAAAGcggccaggattagtgacaaggtgcgccagctcagatatatttgtagtgtattttaatttaaatagatttatatttgagaaagtgaatgtatgaaatacagttaagattgtgttgttttaaatttaaagaatacttttttaatcaattactagacttttcaggtgaccccatttgaaATCCAGACagtcccacatggggtcacgaccccaaggttgaaaaacattgatttagtgCCTCCAGAATTGATATATTTCTATagtgttttttaataatctctagtcatctccctcctgatgtgggaacAAGACTGACATTTCTATTATCAAGATCATTTCAATCATCATTGTTATAATGTAgacttttaactaaaaataaaaatcataaaacccatatttttcatgctctcAATTGTTGATTTTccattctttctctctctctctctctagtacccctgtAGAGTCATCgcgtaccctcatttgagaaacactgatctaatcCACTTGCTTCTTTTTTCAGGGTTACGGGGGTCTGATAGAGCCTATCtacagctctcattgggcattaggcgggggtacaccctggacagggcaccagtccatctaAGGGAATCAAACACAAACATGGTGGAGTCAAACTCACCTGTTCCCTGAAAGCAACTGTTCTCACTTCCTTCACATCCAACTATGATGTTGCACAAGTCGGTGTTGGGAATGCAAAAATTGCACTCCAGTTCGTTGACGGTTGTGTTTCTGGTCGGTGCTGAAAGAGTGAGGACAGAAGTAATCAGCGGGGGTTCCCATAACTTAGTTCAGACATAGGTAACTGGTGTCCTGGGGTCCACAGGTGGCCCTCGGTCAAAATAAgggcggcccccaaaacaaaattgtaattcatgaagttggaagttatatgaaacACAGGAAGCTGCAGCAAacataaagacacaaaatgataacaaaaacaacagcatttataaaaggacttcaaagacaacaataacacaaaaaatataacaaaaacacacataatgacacaaaaaacagacaaaaaggcaacaaaaattattttgaatttgacaagaaaatagacacaatgaattcaaaaacacaaaaagtagaaaataaacaaacacccaaaaacccacaataaaggagaacaaagacaaaagcctttgttctttcttatcttaatgctcagattggtcttattctaaatactaacagaaatgttgataatgtggccctcagatcagacgatCACATATTTTGAGGGCTCCtctctgatagaagttgcctaTCTCTGACTTAGATGTTGTGCTTTAGGTGTATTTGTGGTGTTTAGAGCTCACCAGGTAAAGTTTCTGTGTTGCAGTTGTCCGTGTTGCAGCACTGAGCCGATGTTACCACATTACTGAGTCCCGCATTTATTGTGACAGTCTGAGGGCCGATGGATGGACAAGTGGATGGTGGCGCACATTGTTTGGTGATCACGGTGTTTGGTACGCCTCCCAGGCTAACTGCAGCGTCAGAATAAAGCATGTTAGCATTACTGTTGAAGTGAGGAGACATGGACAGTTAAAGGGGGTCCGGTACCTTGAGTGGTGGCCGTTACACACATGGTTTCTGTTGTGCACGTCACTGAGGTCTCTGATAAACATTGTGGATTCAAACACGTCTGACAGTCGAGACCTTTGGCTGAAACGAAGAAACGactttttgatttaaaatgctgtgaaaaaatcaaatgttgtaaaaactccA from Gouania willdenowi chromosome 4, fGouWil2.1, whole genome shotgun sequence includes the following:
- the LOC114461622 gene encoding uncharacterized protein LOC114461622 translates to MKLLYAFTILWTLFTTAKGLDCQTCLNPQCLSETSVTCTTETMCVTATTQVSLGGVPNTVITKQCAPPSTCPSIGPQTVTINAGLSNVVTSAQCCNTDNCNTETLPAPTRNTTVNELECNFCIPNTDLCNIIVGCEGSENSCFQGTVTGSPIGDDILGCASTNLCDGAMSLGTQLFQTFGTITSGPTCCSTPFCNERSTGTMTTLSPTSVTGGSDGSTGSGSGGDGGSGGVTSGSGGDGGSGGVTSGSGGDGGSGGVTSGSGGDGGSGGVTSGSGGDGGSGGVTSGSGGDGGSGGVTSESGGDGGSGGVTSESGGDGGSGGVTMSSSPVLTCALTGPVGVVVMIFISTFG